Genomic window (Clarias gariepinus isolate MV-2021 ecotype Netherlands chromosome 4, CGAR_prim_01v2, whole genome shotgun sequence):
AGCAAATTTTGGACAAGTGTGCCCCACGGATACGGTACGTCTTTTTGAAATATtggcattaatttattttgcataaataaattaacatataaTTATGCAGTGAAACAAGAATGAGGTGATTTAAAAATGAACTGCATGTTTCAGATACCTTCTCATCTCCCAGCAGATCTTGGGCAGTGTTCCCCCTTTAGTTTTTGTGCTAGATAAACAGCATGCAGCTCTCAAAGAGGTACTTTGACATTCTGCAGTCGTGTGatgtaggaaaaaaattaatgaacaagatgaataaataatctaattggttttttttaaccacttttCTTCCTGATTTTAGGTGGAAAATCTTCTAAAGATAGCAGATTATGGCCCCACTGATAACTCGGAGAAGATTGTTCTTAATGGGAACGATGCTGAGTAAGAGTTCATACCACTAAAATATCATGccattataaatgaaataagaaTGAGAAAATAATGTGTGCAAAAACTTGTCGGAATTTCCCACAGGACAAGAGTGCACGCAGTGGAGAAGAAGAGAGTGGTGTTTGGAATCGATCACGATGCGCTTTACAAACAGATCGAAGACTATAAACAGAAGCCGAGAGACTCTAGCACACAGACCAGCAGCTCGACGTCTCTAACGCAAGAGCAGCTTGACATGTTAGCAGAGATCAGGAAGCAAAAGCTCATAGAGAAAAAGAAACGCAAAGCGAAGAAGATGAAAGACGACGACATCACACCTAGAGAGTTTCTGCTCTTGAGGCAACTACAGAAAGAGCAGGATGAGCAGTATGATGGCGAGCGGGGCGCAGAGGACGACGAGGCTTCGGAGCGGACATGATGAAAAGAAAGACTGAATAGAGAAATTTGGCTTGATTTTTTAAGTACAATTTgctacaaataaattatttcatgtTGTTTGAGGTTTGCTACATCTGTGTCATTTTTCTAATTTTAGCAAGCAGTTTGGTCAGATTCGTCATCATAAGTgggtatttttgttaaaaaatttacCTCTGgtgagttttaatttttttttt
Coding sequences:
- the rbfa gene encoding putative ribosome-binding factor A, mitochondrial, producing the protein MFALHGRHWIQRCLLSRPGVSTMRKLNPETQTMSLRCECLGVTQLHTSVCQCRDQLKKMLSDRRKKRWYETPQSVLTGQSGFMKPAKKRSMEDSLRVRTLNTILYKSISDLLSSHELNAQIPGYNVEITKVSLLGDYSVCRVYWKTSLSSDRDGQIQQILDKCAPRIRYLLISQQILGSVPPLVFVLDKQHAALKEVENLLKIADYGPTDNSEKIVLNGNDAETRVHAVEKKRVVFGIDHDALYKQIEDYKQKPRDSSTQTSSSTSLTQEQLDMLAEIRKQKLIEKKKRKAKKMKDDDITPREFLLLRQLQKEQDEQYDGERGAEDDEASERT